In one window of Lynx canadensis isolate LIC74 chromosome A3, mLynCan4.pri.v2, whole genome shotgun sequence DNA:
- the LOC115510386 gene encoding uncharacterized protein LOC115510386 isoform X2, whose amino-acid sequence MVKDADKLSLGQELHVTTPHAIEGVLKQPPDRWMSNARMVHYQGLLLNPLRTTYTPPRTLNPASLLPDPDLDSPLPDGADILAQIHGTRKDLQDRPLPDAEVTWFTDGSSFVHQGQRALQRVHEAVWPKLKELYEAELPPTPHQYHPGDWVLVKRRWQENLEPR is encoded by the exons ATGGTTAAAGACGCCGATAAGCTGTCCCTGGGTCAAGAGTTACATGTCACCACACCCCACGCCATCGAAGGAGTACTCAAGCAGCCCCCCGATAGGTGGATGAGCAATGCTCGGATGGTCCACTATCAGGGACTCCTGTTAAATCCCTTGCGGACCACATACACCCCTCCCCGAACTCTAAACCCGGCCTCGCTGCTACCCGACCCTGACCTGGACTCCCCGCTCCCTGACGGTGCCGACATCCTAGCGCAGATCCATGGAACAAGGAAAGACCTACAGGACCGGCCATTACCTGATGCTGAGGTCACCTGGTTTACTGACGGAAGCAGCTTCGTCCATCAAGGACAGAG GGCTCTACAGCGGGTTCATGAGGCCGTGTGGCCTAAACTAAAAGAACTGTATGAGGCAGAACTCCCACCCACTCCTCATCAGTATCATCCAGGAGACTGGGTCCTCGTCAAGCGACGCTGGCAGGAGAACCTTGAACCCAGGTGA
- the LOC115510386 gene encoding uncharacterized protein LOC115510386 isoform X3, with translation MEQGKTYRTGHYLMLRSPGLLTEAASSIKDRGNNLADQTARQVAQNPIQVLPAQLPDPGPRDLPPQPEYSEDDLIWMRKLPMTQVTDGWWRDSRDRLILPDKLDHAILAKILQNAHPHATAQGHRKRGTIPEAHWEVDFTEGSTAGS, from the exons ATGGAACAAGGAAAGACCTACAGGACCGGCCATTACCTGATGCTGAGGTCACCTGGTTTACTGACGGAAGCAGCTTCGTCCATCAAGGACAGAG GAAATAACCTCGCTGACCAGACTGCACGCCAGGTAGCACAAAACCCCATTCAAGTACTCCCTGCGCAGCTACCAGACCCAGGGCCCCGAGATTTACCCCCACAGCCTGAATACTCAGAAGATGATCTTATCTGGATGCGCAAGCTCCCCATGACCCAAGTTACAGACGGATGGTGGAGGGACTCCAGAGACCGCCTCATCCTTCCCGACAAATTGGACCACGCAATCCTGGCAAAAATACTCCAGAACGCGCACCCACACGCCACAGCCCAAGGCCACCGAAAAAGAGGAACCATACCAGAAGCCCACTGGGAAGTGGACTTCACCGAG GGCTCTACAGCGGGTTCATGA
- the LOC115510386 gene encoding protein NYNRIN-like isoform X1, which yields MEQGKTYRTGHYLMLRSPGLLTEAASSIKDRGNNLADQTARQVAQNPIQVLPAQLPDPGPRDLPPQPEYSEDDLIWMRKLPMTQVTDGWWRDSRDRLILPDKLDHAILAKILQNAHPHATAQGHRKRGTIPEAHWEVDFTEVKPDKYGYKYLLVFVDTFSGWTEAFPTKKETAQIVAKKILEKILPRYGFPVMIGSDNGPAFVSKVSQGLASVLGAD from the exons ATGGAACAAGGAAAGACCTACAGGACCGGCCATTACCTGATGCTGAGGTCACCTGGTTTACTGACGGAAGCAGCTTCGTCCATCAAGGACAGAG GAAATAACCTCGCTGACCAGACTGCACGCCAGGTAGCACAAAACCCCATTCAAGTACTCCCTGCGCAGCTACCAGACCCAGGGCCCCGAGATTTACCCCCACAGCCTGAATACTCAGAAGATGATCTTATCTGGATGCGCAAGCTCCCCATGACCCAAGTTACAGACGGATGGTGGAGGGACTCCAGAGACCGCCTCATCCTTCCCGACAAATTGGACCACGCAATCCTGGCAAAAATACTCCAGAACGCGCACCCACACGCCACAGCCCAAGGCCACCGAAAAAGAGGAACCATACCAGAAGCCCACTGGGAAGTGGACTTCACCGAGGTAAAGCCTGACAAATACGGCTATAAATACTTACTAGTGTTCGTAGACACTTTTTCAGGATGGACTGAAGCCTTTCCAACCAAGAAGGAAACGGCGCAGATAGTAGCCAAAAAGATCCTAGAAAAAATCCtgcccaggtatggttttccagTCATGATAGGGTCAGATAATGGACCTGCATTCGTCTCTAAGGTAAGTCAGGGATTGGCTTCCGTACTTGGGGCAGATTAG